One segment of Deinococcus multiflagellatus DNA contains the following:
- a CDS encoding RelA/SpoT family protein: MGELRALIASRPEDDRARVEAAYIFARDAHAGVNRKSGEPYITHPVAVAVILARLGMDTDSIMAGLLHDTVEDVDGVTFELIESQFGPDVRRIVEGETKVSKLSKQGSQSAEVSETGRDVQAENLRQMLIAMTGDIRIIVVKLADRLHNMRTLGSMKPEKQVRIARETMDIFAPLAHRLGIGQIKWELEDLSFQYLHPDDYAYLQSRLRTRQDERDALITRAVADLRAALEDDLELPEWVADIDIAGRSKHLWSIHNKMKREGKGLEQIFDLLAIRVMLTPRDLVVPPGTDDARRERAEATREKRICYHTVSIVHSIWTPLPGRFKDYIAVPKPNGYQSLHTTVISQSGQPIEVQIRSRRMHEVAEYGIAAHWMYKQGSQLAQKDRENWIAQLRELQNEINDASDYMDAVKTDILSQRVRVFTPKGLAISLPAGSTPVDFAYHIHTRIGETTVGARVNGSIVPLSHRLGNGDMVEIVTSKNGHPSKDWLNFAVTRSARAKIRHHFRQQERTEALQHGHDLLERYLRKRQLAVRQLMRTKLLEDATQKLLGTRNPDDLYQALHAGKLTPSGVGRVLSPQLAQEQAPAPSRRAPVPRAPEPGGVYVEGFTTNTKLSQCCNPIRGDQVMGYLTRGRGVSVHRIDCPNMIRLLKDEPERCVAASWEAGTAGTMLVDVDVIAPDRQGLLADVLGVLAREKHSPTKVEAVVGAQEIAVIHLRLHVAGQSDLEAVRRAILAVPGVTDVVRVGGRKRNGAGS, translated from the coding sequence ATGGGAGAGCTGCGCGCGCTGATCGCGTCTCGCCCCGAAGACGACAGGGCGCGGGTAGAAGCGGCGTATATCTTTGCGCGCGACGCCCACGCCGGGGTCAACCGCAAGAGCGGCGAGCCCTACATCACGCACCCGGTGGCGGTGGCGGTCATTCTGGCGCGCCTGGGCATGGACACCGACAGCATCATGGCCGGGCTGCTGCACGACACCGTGGAAGACGTGGACGGCGTGACCTTCGAGCTGATCGAAAGCCAGTTCGGCCCCGATGTGCGGCGCATTGTGGAAGGGGAGACCAAGGTCAGCAAGCTCTCCAAGCAGGGCTCGCAGAGCGCCGAGGTCAGCGAGACCGGGCGCGACGTGCAGGCCGAGAACCTGCGCCAGATGCTGATTGCCATGACCGGCGACATCCGCATCATCGTGGTCAAGCTGGCCGACCGCCTGCACAACATGCGCACGCTGGGCTCCATGAAGCCCGAAAAGCAGGTGCGCATTGCGCGCGAAACCATGGACATCTTCGCGCCGCTGGCCCACCGCCTGGGGATTGGGCAGATCAAGTGGGAACTGGAAGACCTGAGTTTTCAGTACCTGCACCCGGATGACTACGCCTACTTGCAGTCGCGCCTGCGCACCCGCCAGGACGAGCGCGACGCACTGATCACCCGCGCGGTGGCCGACCTGCGCGCCGCCCTGGAAGACGATCTGGAACTGCCCGAGTGGGTGGCCGACATTGACATTGCCGGGCGCAGCAAGCACCTGTGGAGCATCCACAACAAGATGAAGCGCGAGGGCAAGGGCCTGGAGCAGATTTTCGATCTGCTGGCCATCCGCGTGATGCTGACCCCGCGTGACCTCGTGGTGCCCCCTGGCACCGACGACGCCCGGCGCGAGCGTGCCGAGGCCACCCGCGAAAAGCGCATCTGTTACCACACGGTCAGCATTGTGCATTCCATCTGGACGCCGCTGCCTGGGCGTTTCAAGGACTACATTGCCGTGCCCAAGCCCAACGGCTACCAGTCGCTGCACACCACGGTCATCAGCCAGAGCGGCCAGCCCATTGAGGTGCAGATTCGTTCGCGGCGCATGCACGAGGTGGCCGAGTACGGCATTGCCGCGCACTGGATGTACAAGCAGGGCTCGCAGCTGGCGCAAAAGGACCGCGAGAACTGGATTGCCCAGCTGCGCGAACTGCAAAACGAGATCAACGACGCTTCCGACTACATGGACGCGGTGAAAACCGACATCCTGTCGCAGCGGGTGCGTGTCTTTACGCCCAAGGGGCTGGCGATCAGCCTGCCGGCGGGCAGCACGCCCGTGGATTTTGCCTACCACATCCACACCCGGATTGGCGAAACCACGGTGGGCGCGCGGGTGAACGGCTCGATTGTGCCCCTGTCGCACCGCCTGGGCAACGGCGACATGGTGGAGATCGTAACCAGCAAGAACGGCCACCCCAGCAAGGACTGGCTGAACTTTGCCGTCACCCGCTCGGCGCGCGCCAAGATTCGCCACCACTTCCGCCAGCAGGAACGCACCGAGGCGCTGCAGCACGGCCACGACCTGCTGGAACGCTACCTGCGCAAGCGCCAGCTGGCCGTGCGCCAGCTGATGCGCACCAAGCTGCTGGAAGACGCCACGCAGAAACTGCTGGGCACCCGCAACCCCGACGACCTGTATCAGGCCCTGCACGCCGGCAAACTGACCCCCAGCGGGGTGGGGCGCGTGCTCTCGCCGCAGCTGGCCCAGGAGCAGGCCCCCGCCCCCAGCCGCCGCGCGCCCGTGCCCAGGGCGCCGGAACCGGGCGGCGTGTACGTAGAGGGCTTTACCACCAACACCAAGCTCAGCCAGTGCTGCAATCCCATCCGGGGCGATCAGGTGATGGGCTACCTGACGCGCGGGCGCGGCGTGAGCGTGCACCGCATTGACTGCCCGAACATGATCCGCCTCCTGAAAGACGAGCCCGAACGCTGCGTGGCGGCCTCCTGGGAGGCGGGCACGGCGGGCACCATGCTGGTGGATGTGGACGTGATCGCCCCGGACCGCCAGGGCCTGCTGGCCGACGTGCTGGGTGTGCTGGCGCGCGAGAAACACAGCCCCACCAAGGTAGAGGCCGTGGTGGGCGCCCAGGAAATCGCCGTGATTCACCTGAGACTGCATGTGGC